In Streptomyces sp. DG2A-72, one genomic interval encodes:
- a CDS encoding NADPH-dependent FMN reductase, with translation MSVRILALVGSLRAGSHNRQLAEAAVKLAPEGADVHLFEGLAEIPFYNEDLDVEGSVPAPAAKLREAAQAADGFLFFSPEYNGTIPAVLKNAIDWLSRPYGAGAITDKPVAVVGTAFGQYGGVWAQDEARKAVGIAGGKVLEDVKLSIAGSVTRFAETHPADDAEVAADLAEVVARLHVHAGETAAA, from the coding sequence ATGTCTGTTCGCATCCTTGCGCTCGTCGGCAGCCTTCGCGCCGGTTCGCACAACCGTCAGCTCGCCGAGGCCGCCGTCAAGCTGGCCCCGGAGGGCGCGGATGTCCACCTGTTCGAGGGCCTGGCCGAGATCCCCTTCTACAACGAGGACCTCGACGTCGAGGGCAGCGTCCCGGCCCCGGCGGCCAAGCTGCGCGAGGCCGCTCAGGCCGCCGACGGCTTCCTGTTCTTCTCGCCCGAGTACAACGGCACCATCCCGGCCGTCCTGAAGAACGCCATCGACTGGCTGTCCCGCCCGTACGGCGCCGGCGCGATCACCGACAAGCCGGTCGCCGTGGTCGGCACCGCCTTCGGCCAGTACGGCGGCGTATGGGCGCAGGACGAGGCCCGCAAGGCCGTGGGCATCGCCGGCGGCAAGGTGCTGGAGGACGTCAAGCTGTCCATCGCCGGTTCCGTGACCCGCTTCGCCGAGACGCACCCCGCCGACGACGCCGAGGTCGCCGCGGACCTCGCCGAGGTCGTCGCCCGGCTGCACGTGCACGCCGGCGAGACCGCCGCGGCCTGA
- a CDS encoding NAD(P)/FAD-dependent oxidoreductase, giving the protein MTETDSNVYDVVVLGAGPVGENVADRTRAAGLATAVVESELVGGECSYWACMPSKALLRPVIAQADARRLAGLKESVQGPLDTAAVLARRDEFTSHWKDDGQVQWIDGIGADLYRGHGRLTGPREVTVTGPDGEQHVLTARHAVAVATGSRALVPDLPGLADVSPWTSREATSAKAAPGRLIVVGGGVVATEMAAAWQALGSQVTLLVRGKGLLGRMEPFAGELVGDGLTEAGVDVRTGTSLASVSRENGTVVAVTEAGDRIEGDEILFATGRAPRTDDIGLDTVGLEPGSWLPVDDSLCVTGSDWLYAVGDVNHRALLTHQGKYQARIAGAAIAARASGVPLLESDPWGAHAATADHAAVPQVVFTDPEAAAVGLSLAEAEQAGHRVRAVDVELSSVAGAGLYADGYRGRARMVVDLEREILLGVTFVGPGVGELIHSATIAVAGQVPIGRLWHAVPSYPTISEIWLRLLEAYRDN; this is encoded by the coding sequence ATGACGGAAACGGATTCCAACGTGTACGACGTCGTGGTGCTCGGAGCCGGGCCCGTGGGGGAGAACGTCGCCGACCGCACCCGTGCGGCCGGCCTCGCCACCGCGGTCGTGGAGAGTGAGCTGGTCGGCGGCGAGTGCTCGTACTGGGCGTGCATGCCCAGCAAGGCCCTGCTGCGCCCGGTCATCGCCCAGGCCGACGCCCGCCGCCTCGCCGGTCTGAAGGAGTCGGTGCAGGGCCCGCTCGACACCGCCGCGGTGCTCGCACGCCGCGACGAGTTCACCTCCCACTGGAAGGACGACGGCCAGGTCCAGTGGATCGACGGCATCGGCGCCGACCTCTACCGCGGCCACGGCCGCCTCACCGGACCCCGCGAGGTCACCGTGACCGGCCCGGACGGCGAACAGCACGTCCTGACCGCACGGCACGCCGTCGCCGTCGCCACCGGCAGCCGCGCCCTCGTGCCCGACCTGCCCGGGCTCGCCGACGTCAGCCCGTGGACCAGCCGGGAGGCCACCAGCGCGAAGGCCGCGCCCGGTCGGCTGATCGTGGTGGGCGGCGGCGTCGTGGCCACCGAGATGGCCGCCGCCTGGCAGGCCCTCGGCTCGCAGGTCACGCTCCTCGTCCGCGGCAAGGGCCTGCTGGGCCGCATGGAGCCCTTCGCCGGCGAGCTGGTCGGCGACGGGCTCACGGAAGCGGGGGTGGACGTGCGTACCGGCACGTCGCTCGCATCGGTGAGCCGTGAGAACGGCACGGTCGTGGCCGTGACCGAGGCCGGCGACCGTATCGAGGGCGACGAGATCCTCTTCGCCACCGGGCGCGCCCCGCGCACCGACGACATCGGCCTGGACACGGTCGGCCTGGAGCCGGGCTCCTGGCTGCCCGTCGACGACAGCCTGTGCGTCACCGGCAGCGACTGGCTCTACGCGGTCGGCGACGTCAACCACCGCGCCCTCCTCACCCACCAGGGCAAGTACCAGGCCCGGATCGCGGGCGCCGCCATCGCCGCCCGAGCCTCCGGCGTACCGCTCCTGGAGTCGGACCCGTGGGGCGCCCACGCCGCCACCGCCGACCACGCGGCCGTACCCCAGGTCGTGTTCACCGATCCGGAGGCGGCGGCCGTAGGGCTCTCCCTCGCCGAGGCGGAACAGGCGGGCCATCGCGTCCGCGCCGTGGACGTCGAGCTGTCCTCGGTCGCCGGCGCGGGCCTGTACGCCGACGGCTACCGTGGCCGCGCCCGTATGGTCGTCGACCTGGAACGCGAGATCCTCCTCGGCGTCACCTTCGTCGGCCCCGGCGTCGGCGAACTGATCCACTCGGCCACGATCGCGGTCGCCGGGCAGGTCCCGATCGGCCGGCTGTGGCACGCGGTGCCGTCCTATCCGACGATCAGCGAGATCTGGCTGCGGCTGCTGGAGGCCTACCGGGACAACTGA
- a CDS encoding peptide deformylase, translating to MASPHDRAPVAELVEELLAAEGPLTIVEAGEPVLRHAAEPFDGQLDPALLARFVAALRGTMHAAPGVGLAAPQVGVPLRIAVIEDPAPVPDEVRVARGRVPQPFRVLVNPSYEAVGPGRAAFFEGCLSVPGWQAVVARHAEVRLTGEDEYGRPLDEVFSGWPARIVQHETDHLDGTLYLDRAELRSLSSSRAMAERWAQPTPDAAAAALRFRLPEA from the coding sequence ATGGCATCTCCCCATGACCGCGCGCCCGTTGCCGAGCTGGTCGAGGAACTCCTCGCCGCCGAGGGACCGCTGACCATCGTCGAAGCGGGCGAACCGGTGCTGCGGCACGCCGCCGAGCCCTTCGACGGACAGCTGGACCCCGCGCTTCTGGCGCGCTTCGTCGCGGCGCTGCGCGGCACGATGCACGCGGCGCCGGGCGTGGGCCTGGCGGCCCCGCAGGTAGGGGTACCGCTGCGGATCGCGGTCATCGAGGACCCGGCGCCGGTTCCCGACGAGGTGCGGGTGGCGCGCGGGCGGGTGCCGCAGCCGTTCCGGGTGCTGGTCAATCCGTCGTACGAAGCCGTCGGGCCCGGCCGGGCCGCGTTCTTCGAGGGCTGCCTCAGCGTGCCGGGCTGGCAGGCGGTGGTGGCACGGCACGCCGAGGTGCGACTGACGGGCGAGGACGAGTACGGCCGCCCCCTGGACGAGGTGTTCAGCGGCTGGCCCGCGCGGATCGTGCAGCACGAGACGGACCACCTCGACGGCACGCTGTATCTGGACCGCGCGGAGCTGCGCTCACTGTCCTCGAGCCGGGCGATGGCCGAGCGCTGGGCGCAGCCGACGCCGGATGCGGCGGCGGCTGCCCTGCGATTCCGGCTGCCTGAGGCGTGA
- the trxA gene encoding thioredoxin → MSSTVELTKENFDQTVTDNDFVLIDFWASWCGPCRQFAPVYEKAAEENPDLVFGKVDTEAQPELASAFGIQSIPTLMIVRDRVAVFAQPGALPEAALTDVIGQARKLDMDEVRKAVEEQQTKAEQNRE, encoded by the coding sequence ATGAGCAGCACCGTGGAGCTCACCAAGGAGAACTTCGACCAGACGGTCACGGACAACGACTTCGTCCTGATCGACTTCTGGGCGTCCTGGTGCGGGCCGTGCCGTCAGTTCGCCCCGGTCTACGAGAAGGCCGCCGAGGAGAACCCGGACCTGGTGTTCGGCAAGGTCGACACGGAAGCGCAGCCGGAACTGGCCTCCGCGTTCGGCATCCAGTCGATCCCGACCCTGATGATCGTCCGGGACCGCGTCGCCGTGTTCGCGCAGCCCGGCGCCCTGCCCGAGGCCGCGCTGACCGATGTCATCGGACAGGCCCGGAAGCTGGACATGGACGAGGTCCGCAAGGCCGTCGAGGAGCAGCAGACCAAGGCCGAGCAGAACAGGGAGTGA
- a CDS encoding LacI family DNA-binding transcriptional regulator — protein sequence MVQIPKTTAPVSPAQHPVPTSADVARLAGVSRATVSYVLNNTSAVRISEPTRRRVHQAAKDLGYVPHAAARSLRAGHSRLVLMPAPTIPVGPLYSQFINELQWALSRLDYTVVQYGTVGLHGDEAARAWAELRPVAVLVPGAGLGPQGVTVLKRSGARAVVTLGPETVDGAHALLMDHATVGHCAATHLYDRGRRRIGVVVPEEPGLETFSAPRLAGVRSALHGTDATVTELPLAYEESSGARLAARRRELDLDAVFAYNDEYAMLLMRALQDEGVDIPGDTAIIGADDLMLGRLLRPRLSTVHIELPSGRDLAELVDRAVRDPGTAPERHTVLGATVVHRESS from the coding sequence ATGGTGCAGATACCGAAAACGACAGCCCCCGTGTCGCCCGCGCAGCACCCTGTGCCCACGAGCGCGGATGTGGCCCGCCTGGCCGGCGTCTCGCGCGCGACCGTCTCCTACGTGCTCAACAACACCAGCGCCGTCCGGATCAGCGAGCCGACCCGGCGACGGGTCCACCAGGCGGCGAAGGACCTCGGGTACGTGCCGCACGCCGCCGCCCGCAGTCTGCGCGCCGGGCACAGCCGGCTCGTCCTGATGCCCGCCCCGACCATCCCGGTCGGCCCGCTCTACAGCCAGTTCATCAACGAGCTCCAGTGGGCGCTCAGCCGGCTCGACTACACGGTCGTCCAGTACGGCACCGTCGGCCTGCACGGCGACGAAGCCGCCCGCGCCTGGGCGGAGTTGCGGCCCGTCGCCGTCCTCGTCCCGGGCGCCGGCCTCGGCCCGCAGGGCGTCACGGTGCTGAAGCGTTCCGGCGCCCGGGCCGTCGTCACCCTCGGCCCCGAAACCGTCGACGGCGCCCACGCCCTGCTCATGGACCACGCGACCGTCGGCCACTGCGCCGCCACCCACCTGTACGACCGCGGCCGGCGCCGGATCGGCGTCGTCGTACCGGAGGAGCCGGGCCTGGAGACCTTCTCCGCGCCCCGCCTCGCGGGCGTACGCAGCGCCCTGCACGGCACGGACGCCACCGTCACCGAACTGCCTCTCGCCTACGAGGAGTCCTCCGGCGCCCGGCTCGCCGCGCGCCGGCGGGAACTCGACCTGGACGCCGTGTTCGCGTACAACGACGAGTACGCGATGCTGCTGATGCGCGCGCTGCAGGACGAGGGGGTCGACATTCCCGGGGACACGGCGATCATCGGAGCCGACGACCTGATGCTCGGGCGGCTGCTGCGGCCCCGGCTGAGCACGGTCCACATCGAGCTGCCGTCCGGCCGTGACCTCGCCGAACTCGTCGACCGTGCGGTGCGCGACCCGGGCACCGCACCCGAACGGCACACCGTGCTCGGTGCCACGGTGGTGCACCGCGAATCCAGCTGA
- a CDS encoding TetR/AcrR family transcriptional regulator produces MLYAVFMSTPLPPFPGPQEPFDEAGLLQLGSAEGEPCLRADAARNRARLLEAAAELIAEHGVAGVTMEAVAAAAEVGKGTVFRRFGDRTGLLTALLDHSSRKLQADFLGGPPPLGPGAPPVERLRAFGVAVLYRSAEQLELELAAQPEPTRRYTHPSLRALRTHMVILLRQIVPDADCQLLAQTLLGYLDPAVIHHLTNQCGMPLERLETGWVDLVARVTRTDPPR; encoded by the coding sequence ATGCTTTACGCTGTTTTCATGTCCACCCCTCTGCCGCCCTTCCCGGGGCCTCAAGAGCCCTTCGACGAAGCCGGGTTGTTGCAGCTCGGCAGCGCCGAAGGCGAGCCGTGCCTGCGTGCCGACGCGGCGCGCAACCGGGCTCGGCTGCTGGAGGCCGCCGCCGAGCTGATCGCCGAGCACGGTGTCGCGGGGGTCACGATGGAGGCGGTGGCCGCGGCGGCCGAGGTGGGCAAGGGCACGGTCTTCCGCCGCTTCGGCGACCGCACCGGCCTGCTGACCGCGCTGCTCGACCATTCGTCGCGGAAGCTGCAAGCAGACTTCCTCGGCGGACCGCCGCCCCTGGGGCCCGGGGCGCCGCCGGTCGAGCGGCTGCGGGCGTTCGGCGTGGCCGTGCTGTACCGCTCGGCCGAGCAGCTGGAGCTGGAACTGGCCGCTCAGCCGGAACCGACCCGCCGGTACACCCACCCGTCGCTCCGGGCGCTGCGCACGCACATGGTGATCCTGCTGCGGCAGATCGTGCCCGACGCCGACTGCCAGCTCCTCGCCCAGACGCTGCTGGGCTACCTCGATCCCGCCGTGATCCACCATCTGACCAACCAGTGCGGGATGCCGCTGGAGCGGCTGGAGACGGGCTGGGTCGACCTGGTCGCCCGCGTCACGCGTACCGACCCGCCTCGCTGA
- a CDS encoding 4-hydroxybenzoate 3-monooxygenase translates to MRTTVGIIGGGPAGLLLARLLHRTGIDCVVLESRSRQYVEQRQRAGMLEQGTVDALREAGAAERLDAEGLVHQGIELRFGRERHHLDFPALTGGRTVTIYAQTEIVKDLVALQLAEGPPLLFEAEVLAVEKPESEAPVVRFWHEGHEQALTCDWVVGCDGSHGIARDSFPAARSRSYAHDYPYSWLGILADVPPSCDELVYARGEHGFALHSMRSTSVSRLYLQVPNGTDPDDWPDDRIWDELAARFAIDADWTLRRGPITSKSVTPMRSYVHEPMRHGRLLLAGDAAHIVPPTGAKGLNLAVSDVRVLARAFGELHRTGAEQLLDRYSELSLARVWQATRFSYDMTTLLHVRPDGDAFDDRLQRARLRRITASRHAAAELAANYAGLPLAL, encoded by the coding sequence ATGCGCACGACGGTCGGCATCATCGGCGGCGGCCCCGCCGGACTGCTCCTCGCCCGTCTGCTGCACCGGACGGGCATCGACTGCGTCGTGCTGGAGAGCAGAAGCAGACAGTACGTCGAACAGCGCCAGCGCGCCGGAATGCTGGAGCAGGGCACGGTCGACGCCCTGCGCGAGGCCGGCGCCGCCGAGCGGCTTGACGCCGAGGGACTTGTCCACCAGGGCATCGAGCTGCGCTTCGGCCGGGAACGGCACCACCTCGACTTCCCGGCCCTCACCGGCGGCCGTACTGTCACGATCTACGCCCAGACCGAGATCGTGAAGGACCTGGTGGCGCTCCAACTGGCCGAAGGGCCACCGCTGTTGTTCGAGGCGGAGGTGCTCGCCGTGGAGAAGCCGGAGAGCGAGGCGCCCGTCGTACGGTTTTGGCACGAGGGCCATGAGCAGGCGCTGACCTGCGACTGGGTGGTCGGCTGCGACGGCTCCCACGGCATCGCCCGGGACAGCTTCCCGGCCGCGCGCAGTCGCTCGTACGCGCACGACTACCCGTACTCCTGGCTGGGGATCCTCGCCGACGTCCCGCCGTCCTGCGACGAGTTGGTCTACGCCCGTGGCGAGCACGGCTTCGCCCTGCACAGCATGCGTTCGACGAGCGTCTCACGCCTGTATCTGCAGGTCCCGAACGGCACCGACCCCGACGACTGGCCGGACGACCGCATCTGGGACGAACTCGCCGCCCGCTTCGCCATCGACGCCGACTGGACCCTGCGTCGCGGCCCGATCACGTCCAAGTCGGTGACGCCGATGCGGAGTTACGTCCACGAACCGATGCGCCACGGACGGCTGCTGCTCGCCGGGGACGCCGCCCACATCGTGCCGCCCACCGGGGCCAAGGGCCTCAACCTCGCCGTGTCCGACGTTCGTGTCCTCGCCCGCGCCTTCGGTGAACTGCACCGCACCGGGGCCGAGCAACTCCTCGACAGGTACTCGGAGTTGTCTCTCGCCCGGGTCTGGCAGGCGACTCGATTCTCGTACGACATGACGACGCTGCTGCATGTACGGCCGGACGGGGACGCCTTCGACGACCGGCTGCAACGGGCCCGCCTGCGCCGGATCACCGCGTCCCGCCACGCGGCCGCCGAACTGGCCGCGAACTACGCGGGACTGCCGCTGGCGTTGTAG